The Heteronotia binoei isolate CCM8104 ecotype False Entrance Well chromosome 14, APGP_CSIRO_Hbin_v1, whole genome shotgun sequence genome has a window encoding:
- the MVD gene encoding diphosphomevalonate decarboxylase — protein sequence MAEEKPLAVVTCTAPVNIAVIKYWGKRDEELILPINSSLSVTLHQDQLKTTTTAAISRDFKEDRLWLNGKEDDIAHPRLQSCLREMRRLARKRRGGNGDPPSLSLAYKVHIASENNFPTAAGLASSAAGYACLVYTLAKLYGVEGELSEVARQGSGSACRSMFGGFVQWAMGERADGKDSIALQVAPEIHWPELRVLILVVSAEKKPVGSTAGMQTSVKTSLLLKHRAEAVVPERMMQMIQHIQRRDFEAFAELTMKDSNQFHAACLDTFPPIFYLNDISKQVIALVHRFNAHHNKIKVGYTFDAGPNAVLFALEDTVGELVEVVKRSFPPEDNGGQFLKGLPVEGASLSEELLSAVVRAPVPGVIQYLLHTKPGPGPMKVEDSSVHLLRPDGLPRSTC from the exons ATGGCCGAAGAGAAGCCCCTGGCGGTGGTCACCTGCACAGCCCCCGTCAACATCGCGGTCATCAAGTACT GGGGAAAACGTGACGAAGAGCTGATCTTGCCCATTAATTCCTCCCTCAGCGTCACCCTGCACCAGGATCAG CTCAAAACCACCACCACAGCAGCCATCAGCCGGGACTTCAAAGAGGACCGCCTCTGGCTCAACGGGAAAGAGGATGATATTGCGCACCCCCGACTCCAGTCCTGCCTGcgggaga TGCGCCGGCTGGCTAGGAAGCGCCGTGGGGGAAACGGTGACCCCCCTTCCCTCAGTCTTGCCTACAAGGTCCACATTGCTTCGGAGAACAACTTCCCCACGGCAGCTGGGCTGGCTTCCTCCGCGGCTGGCTACGCCTGCCTGG TCTACACCCTGGCCAAGCTGTACGGCGTGGAAGGGGAGCTCTCCGAAGTGGCTCGCCAAGGCTCGGGAAGCGCCTGCCGAAGTATGTTTGGAGGCTTTGTGCAGTGGGCCATGGGCGAAAGAGCGGACGGCAAGGACAGCATTGCCCTCCAGGTGGCGCCGGAGATTCACTGGCCTGAGCTGAGGGTCCTCATCTTGGTG GTGAGTGCGGAGAAGAAGCCGGTGGGGAGCACGGCTGGAATGCAGACCAGCGTGAAAACCAGTCTGCTGTTGAAG CACCGCGCAGAGGCTGTGGTTCCGGAGCGCATGATGCAAATGATCCAGCACATCCAGCGGCGTGACTTTGAGGCGTTTGCGGAGCTCACGATGAAAGACAGCAACCAGTTCCACGCCGCTTGCCTGGATACCTTTCCCCCCATCTTCTACCTCAATGACATCTCCAAGCAAGTGATCGCCCTGGTGCACCGTTTCAACGCACATCACAACAAAATTAAG GTGGGCTATACCTTTGACGCTGGTCCGAACGCAGTTCTCTTTGCCCTGGAAGACACGGTGGGTGAGCTTGTGGAGGTGGTCAAGCGCAGCTTCCCTCCAGAGGACAACGGAGGCCA GTTCCTGAAAGGCCTGCCAGTGGAGGGAGCGTCTCTCTCTGAGGAGCTTCTCAGTGCCGTGGTGAGAGCTCCAGTCCCAGGGGTGATCCAGTATTTGCTGCACACTAAG CCTGGACCGGGGCCGATGAAGGTGGAGGATTCCAGCGTCCACCTCCTCAGACCGGATGGGCTGCCCCGGAGCACCTGCTGA
- the SNAI3 gene encoding zinc finger protein SNAI3, with protein MPRSFLVKKAASTRVPNYGQLETRRPEANGSCPTWQGLVFPLLMPDGTASLSLCDPGRLWDRSSGAAHLSLPLLQTTEIRGDPPGSSPQSVALGDAAPAGGRFSGPILRDSRNNLNLPSTCGLPPKRTPNLGSPAEGEGEKLLGEPGQAADPPERLVCPDCGKTYHTFAGLARHRQLRCKLQPASRKYFSCKYCEKEYASLGALKMHLRTHTLPCVCRICSKAFSRPWLLQGHIRTHTGEKPYTCSQCSRAFADRSNLRAHLQTHSDVKKYQCQACSKTFSRMSLLLRHEEAACCPTT; from the exons AAGCCAATGGATCGTGCCCGACTTGGCAAGGGCTGGTGTTTCCCCTCCTCATGCCCGATGGCACAGCTTCGCTGTCCCTCTGTGACCCCGGCCGGCTGTGGGACCGCAGCTCTGGCGCTGCCCATCTATCTTTGCCTCTTCTGCAGACCACTGAGATCAGAGGAGACCCTCCTGGCTCAAGCCCGCAGTCCGTGGCCCTTGGTGACGCTGCCCCAGCGGGAGGCCGGTTCTCAGGGCCCATTCTCCGGGACAGCCGGAACAACCTCAACCTTCCCTCCACCTGTGGGCTGCCCCCCAAGAGGACTCCCAATCTGGGAAGCCCCGCagagggagaaggggagaaaCTGCTGGGGGAGCCCGGCCAGGCCGCTGACCCCCCGGAGAGACTGGTGTGTCCGGACTGTGGCAAGACCTACCACACTTTTGCGGGCCTGGCCCGGCACCGGCAGCTGCGTTGCAAGCTGCAGCCGGCGAGCAGGAAATACTTCAGCTGCAAGTACTGCGAGAAGGAGTATGCCAGCCTTGGGGCCCTGAAGATGCACCTCCGCACTCACACGCTGCCTTGCGTCTGCAGGATCTGCAGCAAAGCCTTCTCCCGGCCGTGGCTGCTCCAGGGGCACATCCGGACACACACAG GTGAGAAGCCCTACACCTGCTCCCAATGCAGCCGAGCTTTTGCGGACCGCTCCAACCTCCGCGCCCACCTGCAGACTCATTCCGACGTCAAGAAATACCAGTGCCAGGCCTGCTCCAAGACCTTTTCCCGCATGTCCCTGCTGTTGCGGCACGAGGAGGCTGCCTGCTGCCCCACCACCTGA